A stretch of DNA from Candidatus Parvarchaeota archaeon:
CCTAATAGAAAAATTTTTTTCGTGGTGTAAAAATGTCCGGAACCGTTGTAGTCGGATTGCAGTGGGGGGACGAGGGCAAGGGTAAAGTCATTGACTTTCTTGCTAGTCGGTCTGAGGCGGTTGTGCGCTTCAACGGAGGCTCAAATGCAGGACACAGCGTTAAAGTCGCGGGGGTCAAATACGCCTTTCATCTCATGCCCTCAGGCGTGCTCTCAGGAAAGCAGGTCATGCTTGGGGCAGGTGTTGTAATTGACCCACAGGTGCTTGTGGACAAGGAGCTTTCAATGCTTTCCCAAAAAGGCATAATCCCGCTTTTGACAATAGACACAAAGGCCCATGTAATTACTCCGTATCATAAACTCCTGGATGCCTACCATGAGGAGTCGTTTGGCAAGGCTGCTGCAGGTTCCACAAAAAGCGGAATAGCGCCTGTTTATTCAGACAAGCACGCGCGGGTGGGAGTTCGCGTGCAGGACATGCTTGACGATGCCAAACTTAGGGAAAAACTTGAACTTGCAAGAAAGCGGTTTTTCGAGATTTCAAAAGCCCTCTACGGAAAGGAAAACATCCAAGTTGAAAGCTGCACTGATTCCTATCTTAAATATGCTGCAACACTCAAGCAATATGCAGGGGACGTTTCTTGCAAGATTAACCTACTTCTTGATTCAAAAAAGCTTGTGCTATTTGAAGCTGCACAAGCTGCCATGCTGGACATTGACCACGGGCTTTATCCTTTTGGGACCTCATCCAACACGATTGCCGGGGCTGCCTGCACGGGCGCTGGCGTGGGTCCGACAAAAATTAAGCGCGTCTTTGGCGTCATAAAAGCCTACACCTCTCGGGTCGGCAACGGCCCTCTTCCAACAGAGCTTGTGGATGAAACAGGAAGCAAAATCCGGGAAAAAGGA
This window harbors:
- a CDS encoding adenylosuccinate synthase, translated to MSGTVVVGLQWGDEGKGKVIDFLASRSEAVVRFNGGSNAGHSVKVAGVKYAFHLMPSGVLSGKQVMLGAGVVIDPQVLVDKELSMLSQKGIIPLLTIDTKAHVITPYHKLLDAYHEESFGKAAAGSTKSGIAPVYSDKHARVGVRVQDMLDDAKLREKLELARKRFFEISKALYGKENIQVESCTDSYLKYAATLKQYAGDVSCKINLLLDSKKLVLFEAAQAAMLDIDHGLYPFGTSSNTIAGAACTGAGVGPTKIKRVFGVIKAYTSRVGNGPLPTELVDETGSKIREKGHEYGTTTGRPRRVGWLDLACVKYAVQLNGVTDLCIVHLDTLAGFEKIKVCTG